GACTTAGGTTACCGCTTTCGGTAATGTGCGCCTTTTTCAACCCATAGCTTGACAAAAGTTCCGTAATTTTGTCACCGTCTGTTGTTGTAGTTATAACATCCTCCCAGTCATCTTCATTGTCTGCGCCATCATTTGAGTTCAATACAGTGGGAGGAAGATTAGTAATAAACCTTAAGTATGACCCAGTGAAGTCGTAAAACTGTCTAATTTCATCAAAGTTGTCATCATTTAGTTTATGATGTTGTTTTCCAACCATGTGATGTAAAACTGCATAATGATCAGCAAACAGCCTATTACAataaatgcaaacattATACTCAATAATTTTATCATGTACAAACCTCAACAGACCAGGCAAATCAGAGATATACTCCTTTTCTGGCAAATAGAAACTATATTGTTTTTCcatatattttacattttccaaaatattttcacTTACTACATTACTAAACAAGCATTTTTTAACATCAAATTCCGTAATATTCCTGGTAGTTTCTGTCTGAACTGATTCTTCACGTTGCGCTTGTGACGATTGTTTTGAGCTGCCTTTTGATTTCAAAGAAGAGTGATCACCCTTAGACTTATTAGACAGATTTCTGTCACTTGTTTTTGATGTTTTAGCTGCTAGAAGCTCCTGTATCTGAGCTTTAATTACGACGTAATCGTCGTAAGATATAGGATTTATCTGGGAATTCTTGCGCTTTACATTATACAGGTGCCACTCGGATTTAAAGTGCAATTTCTGAGAGGAAGGATCTGAGAAACTTACATCACAAGTAGAGCACTTCCTGGTTTCCTGAGTTGTGGCCTGTGGCGCCAAAACTTTGTTTTTAATAAAGCAGAGATTGGCACTCATTTTAGGCATCTATGCATTTTAAACGTTATAATTATAAATACGCCCATTATACTTCcaaataaagatgaaatatTAACTAGATGAATATCTACTGACCTAGATCTCTCTGGTCTGTGGGAATGTAGCCTTCCATTACAGTGCATATGGAATCAGAATACCTTTTGGTTACCACATGGCCATTTTATGGTTGAAACTAGCGTTATTAGTTAGACTAGGAGGTTCGTTTACAATCAGGTATTGCTCTTACAAGAATCAGCCAAGCTTCCTTTTTAAATTATATTCTACAGCAATACAGGTGAAATCGTTTTTTATATCATATATCCACTATGTAGTTTGAAGATCCAGAGCTTGCTGTGTTCAAGGGTAAAAACATTATAATCGATAATACGAATGTGAATGAATATAACACATCAGTAGAGCAGATTTTGAATACAAGTAAGATGTTTTAGCTATAACATCctacaattttaaatttagGATGTGTTGGATTTGATTTGGAATATCTTCCAGACTATTATGCATCCATTCGTGAGATATCCGATCGGCGTAAACCCTCATTAGTCCAGATTTGCGGAGATTCCACGTGTCTTATCTATCTAATTTACAAAATCGGCTACATACCACTCTCGTTGCTAAATATTCTCAACAACACAAATATACTAAAGGTCGTTCTTCCATGTATAGACATTAATATATTTAGGTTTCCCACGGGGCTCCATCGGATATGCTTTTGCTGTATAGGCACTTTGGAACTATATGCACTAATTTTGTAGATTTGttaaaaatttgtagaGAAAACAAAATACATCCTACAACACTTCAAAATGCTACTGCACACGTACTAAATCTCAAACTTTCTAAGAGACAGCAGTGTTCTAACTGGGAAGCAAAAACATTAACAACAGAGCAAATAGCGTATGCTTCTACTGATGCCTGGGTTACACGTCAGATTTATTTGCAGCTGAGCCCTTCAAAAGTTGACAAATTGTTTATCAATTCGAATGGTGAAATTGAAACTGCTTAAAGTTTAAATCTTAATCTTTTGACTATTttgttttcttcttcctttacgAGTTTATTGTACATCTTCCTGTGTATAAGGTTTACGGGATATATTATATATAGTAACCTCCTGGAAACCGGTGAAGAGATGCATGATTTTTCTATACGTCTCTTCACATTTTTGATGTGTGAATTAAGCCTTTTGTAACTTAGTAGTGGTATAGTATGTGGTATTTCCAGTGTATTGTGCGATTCCACCAGGAATCCATTTCTGGTCAAAGTTATACCTTTGTAATTAAATATACCATTATCCTTTAGAAAATTCACGACGGATTGGCGTGTTTTGAACATCTTGAATTTTGGATCGTATAATAGATATTGTTTCCTTTTTTCATTCCTGAGTTTGTAATGCAACATATAGAGTAAGCACGATAGCATATTTCGGGGCTCATAATTAGACAATTCAATTTCATACGTTTTCTTAGTACTTGTATTGTCGATGACTTTCTCTGAATCAAAATGATTATTAATGACTTTTACATACCGAGTTCTGTTACAAATGACTCCACTAATGAACTTTTAGATGGCAAATCCCAGTTTGTAATTATGAAACTGAAAGTATTTTGCAGTTGAGAAACTAGAGTAGATTCGTATTTCTGGTAAAAAAATATGTTCATGGATTTCGCCTTTAGCCTATTATAGAAATCACCAACAGATCTAGGAATATCATAATGAATAATTACGTCGACATTTGGTATTTTACACAGGGCTTTATCCGATAGAAGTAAGATGCTTTCACATTTCCTgcagatttaaaataaagTTGTTCATATTAGACAAGGTCAGATATACTTTCTCACCTAAAATTTCTTTTTGCTTGATATTGATGCACTTTAATGTCTGGGAATATTTGTATCCTGAATAGCACCGGATTTGTGACTTCTTAGATATATTGAACAAACTTTTTAGAAACTTGCGATATATATTTGAATCTAAAATACTCGGCGTAT
This region of Theileria equi strain WA chromosome 1, complete sequence genomic DNA includes:
- a CDS encoding 3-5 exonuclease domain containing protein (encoded by transcript BEWA_018250A) yields the protein MAILWLKLALLVRLGGSFTIRYCSYKNQPSFLFKLYSTAIQFEDPELAVFKGKNIIIDNTNVNEYNTSVEQILNTRCVGFDLEYLPDYYASIREISDRRKPSLVQICGDSTCLIYLIYKIGYIPLSLLNILNNTNILKVSHGAPSDMLLLYRHFGTICTNFVDLLKICRENKIHPTTLQNATAHVLNLKLSKRQQCSNWEAKTLTTEQIAYASTDAWVTRQIYLQLSPSKVDKLFINSNGEIETA
- a CDS encoding hypothetical protein (encoded by transcript BEWA_018240A); protein product: MPKMSANLCFIKNKVLAPQATTQETRKCSTCDVSFSDPSSQKLHFKSEWHLYNVKRKNSQINPISYDDYVVIKAQIQELLAAKTSKTSDRNLSNKSKGDHSSLKSKGSSKQSSQAQREESVQTETTRNITEFDVKKCLFSNVVSENILENVKYMEKQYSFYLPEKEYISDLPGLLRFVHDKIIEYNVCIYCNRLFADHYAVLHHMVGKQHHKLNDDNFDEIRQFYDFTGSYLRFITNLPPTVLNSNDGADNEDDWEDVITTTTDGDKITELLSSYGLKKAHITESGNLSLPNGKEAVHRELSYIYKQNLVVHSSYNLKNKQENFKFKKKSEKRQIIMTQNQSQYRTGKRDLRVAVKSYKLFVPIRQDICFG
- a CDS encoding hypothetical protein (encoded by transcript BEWA_018260A), which encodes MNIFFYQKYESTLVSQLQNTFSFIITNWDLPSKSSLVESFVTELEKVIDNTSTKKTYEIELSNYEPRNMLSCLLYMLHYKLRNEKRKQYLLYDPKFKMFKTRQSVVNFLKDNGIFNYKGITLTRNGFLVESHNTLEIPHTIPLLSYKRLNSHIKNVKRRIEKSCISSPVSRRLLYIIYPVNLIHRKMYNKLVKEEENKIVKRLRFKL